The following are from one region of the Thermosinus carboxydivorans Nor1 genome:
- a CDS encoding ArnT family glycosyltransferase, with protein MTFIFFAAAAVYLLFNASIPVTDPVEANYALTAKEMLLSGDWLSPRIYGQYWYDKPAMIYWLIIFSYKLFGVNEFAARFPSALFSALSVSFIYWFVQRIYADQRTAMLSALVLGTSLQFWILAKMIITDACLFFFVSVALATFYLGLLGQGKKWFIVAYASSGLAVLTKGPVGIVLPALVIFTYILVSRRWALFKQLSLISGMTVFGAIVLPWYFYMYKAHGAEFINTFLGLHNYIRATVAEHPKDNVFYYYLVLFPLSLLPWTGLFLKALGSLAVRSQAMHERFLWVWAAVILVFFTMMATKYPTYVFPALFPAAIITGRYMALMQNNTGRTEWLWLTIPAGLLFAGLAIGLKYLKANPDWFVVYSLSGAAIIALIWLQIRGNSRLMPAATALAVAALSLVISCYGFSAYADARSAKALITALPKEGAIVASYGDYPTSAVFYSDYLVIRLVTSEESIKARGIWAGKYTMPTEPEDVFYTRTLTNPATYVVVNAHDQQPFQAKLQIQNFVPVSSHGKMTLYKREL; from the coding sequence ATGACGTTTATCTTTTTTGCCGCGGCGGCGGTGTATCTGTTGTTTAACGCGTCCATTCCGGTTACTGACCCGGTAGAGGCCAATTACGCCCTGACCGCGAAAGAAATGCTGCTTAGCGGGGACTGGCTGTCGCCCCGGATTTACGGGCAATACTGGTACGATAAGCCGGCGATGATTTATTGGCTGATTATCTTTAGTTACAAGTTATTTGGCGTCAATGAGTTTGCCGCCCGGTTTCCGTCGGCGCTCTTTAGTGCGTTAAGCGTCAGTTTTATCTATTGGTTTGTTCAGCGGATTTATGCAGACCAACGGACGGCAATGCTGAGCGCACTGGTGCTGGGGACGTCGCTGCAGTTTTGGATACTGGCCAAAATGATTATAACTGACGCCTGTTTATTTTTCTTTGTCAGCGTCGCGTTGGCCACTTTCTACTTAGGGTTATTAGGGCAAGGGAAAAAATGGTTTATCGTGGCATATGCAAGTTCCGGACTGGCTGTTTTGACGAAGGGACCGGTCGGCATTGTCCTGCCGGCGTTAGTCATTTTTACTTATATATTGGTCTCGCGCCGATGGGCATTGTTTAAGCAACTCTCGCTTATTTCCGGCATGACAGTTTTCGGTGCTATAGTTCTGCCATGGTATTTTTACATGTACAAAGCGCATGGAGCGGAGTTTATTAACACATTCTTGGGTTTGCACAATTATATTAGGGCAACTGTTGCCGAGCATCCCAAGGACAATGTTTTTTACTACTACTTAGTATTGTTTCCGCTGAGCTTGCTGCCGTGGACCGGTCTTTTCCTAAAGGCTCTGGGCAGTTTAGCCGTCCGTTCCCAGGCGATGCATGAGCGGTTTTTATGGGTATGGGCAGCGGTAATTCTGGTCTTTTTTACCATGATGGCTACAAAGTATCCGACCTATGTTTTCCCCGCGCTTTTTCCGGCGGCAATTATTACCGGCCGCTATATGGCCCTGATGCAAAACAACACAGGGCGGACTGAATGGTTATGGCTTACCATACCTGCCGGTTTATTATTTGCCGGATTGGCCATCGGACTAAAATATTTAAAAGCAAATCCAGACTGGTTTGTCGTATATTCGCTAAGCGGGGCGGCGATTATTGCGCTCATTTGGCTGCAGATCCGGGGTAATAGCCGGCTAATGCCGGCCGCCACGGCCCTGGCGGTGGCCGCGCTTAGTTTAGTTATAAGCTGTTATGGGTTTTCAGCCTATGCAGATGCTCGTTCGGCTAAAGCTTTAATTACGGCGCTGCCCAAGGAAGGGGCAATAGTTGCGTCTTATGGTGATTACCCAACCTCGGCGGTATTTTATAGTGATTACCTTGTAATACGACTGGTCACCAGCGAGGAAAGTATTAAAGCGCGCGGTATCTGGGCAGGTAAATATACCATGCCGACAGAACCTGAGGATGTATTTTATACCCGCACGCTAACCAATCCGGCGACATATGTCGTCGTAAACGCTCATGATCAGCAACCGTTCCAGGCAAAATTGCAAATCCAGAATTTTGTACCGGTGTCCAGCCACGGTAAAATGACACTATATAAACGGGAGCTATAA
- a CDS encoding putative polysaccharide biosynthesis protein, protein MQQIQDNRHGANQFLKGTLILTAAGIIVKVIGSLNWIILSRVLGGEGIGLYQMAFPIYLLALSLSTAGIPTAISIITAEKVALRDYRGANRIFQLSLILLVAMGLGFSMLMYFGAGWLVELRFIRDARAYYALLALSPAIFLVTVLSSFRGYLQGWQIMTPTAVSQIVEQLFRVATMLIFAALLLPKGIDYAAGGASLGAGAGAAAGLAVLLYYYWRLQRDVAAQARLLPSSFPQENAKSIMRRIIVLALPVSISSIMLPLVANLDLFIVPARLEAAGYTVEQATELFGYLTGMAVPLVNLATLFTAALATSLVPAVAEACALGNGEQIIQRTAAAIRLTNIVTIPAAAVLWLLATPISTFVYHAPQAGEVVSVLAVSVYLLGLHQTTTGVLQGLGHTAIPVVNMGISAVVKVVLNWRLVALPALGIKGAAWATAADMGVAAFLNLYFVYRYTGFRMDLRALGINIFAAAVMSAGIYVFYDAASKILTETQTTLATMLLAAIVYVVVLLLMGGLSERDIMQIPLVGAAAVRILSGLGLLKP, encoded by the coding sequence ATGCAGCAAATACAAGACAACAGACATGGCGCCAATCAGTTTCTTAAAGGCACGCTCATCTTAACTGCGGCCGGCATCATTGTCAAAGTTATTGGGTCATTGAACTGGATTATTTTATCCCGGGTGTTGGGCGGGGAAGGAATTGGCCTCTATCAGATGGCATTTCCGATTTATCTTTTGGCGTTAAGTCTTTCAACCGCCGGCATTCCGACAGCGATCTCGATTATTACCGCGGAAAAAGTAGCGCTCCGGGATTACCGGGGGGCTAACCGCATTTTTCAACTGTCGCTCATTCTTTTGGTCGCAATGGGCCTCGGCTTCAGTATGCTCATGTACTTTGGCGCTGGCTGGCTGGTCGAACTCCGCTTTATTCGCGACGCCCGTGCCTACTATGCGCTGCTCGCTTTATCGCCGGCGATTTTTCTGGTTACGGTGTTGTCCAGCTTTCGCGGCTATCTGCAGGGCTGGCAGATTATGACGCCGACCGCCGTGTCCCAAATTGTCGAGCAGCTTTTCCGGGTCGCGACCATGCTGATCTTTGCCGCCCTGCTTTTGCCCAAGGGGATTGACTATGCCGCCGGCGGCGCGAGTTTAGGGGCGGGCGCGGGGGCGGCGGCCGGTTTAGCTGTTTTGCTTTATTATTATTGGCGGCTGCAGCGTGATGTGGCCGCACAGGCAAGGCTGCTGCCAAGCAGTTTTCCGCAGGAAAACGCCAAGAGCATTATGCGGCGGATTATCGTCCTCGCGCTGCCGGTATCTATATCCAGCATCATGCTGCCGCTGGTGGCTAACCTAGATCTGTTTATTGTGCCGGCCCGGCTGGAAGCGGCTGGCTATACGGTAGAGCAGGCAACCGAACTGTTCGGGTATTTGACCGGCATGGCGGTACCGCTGGTCAATTTGGCGACCCTGTTCACGGCGGCGCTGGCTACTAGCCTAGTACCAGCTGTGGCGGAAGCATGCGCCTTAGGAAATGGTGAGCAGATTATACAGCGCACGGCGGCGGCGATACGGCTGACCAATATCGTAACCATCCCCGCCGCCGCAGTGTTGTGGCTGCTGGCGACGCCAATTTCTACTTTTGTTTACCACGCGCCCCAGGCTGGCGAAGTGGTGAGCGTTCTTGCCGTCAGCGTATACCTGCTGGGATTGCACCAGACGACTACCGGCGTGCTCCAAGGGTTGGGCCATACCGCCATACCGGTTGTAAACATGGGAATATCTGCGGTGGTCAAAGTCGTGCTCAATTGGCGCCTTGTCGCTCTGCCGGCATTGGGGATAAAGGGGGCGGCGTGGGCTACCGCCGCCGATATGGGCGTAGCGGCCTTCTTGAATTTGTATTTTGTTTATCGCTACACCGGCTTTAGGATGGATCTGAGGGCTTTGGGGATAAATATTTTTGCGGCGGCGGTGATGAGCGCCGGTATTTATGTATTTTATGACGCCGCGTCAAAAATCCTTACGGAAACGCAGACAACGCTGGCGACCATGCTGCTAGCGGCGATTGTTTACGTTGTTGTGTTACTGCTAATGGGCGGGCTAAGCGAGCGGGATATCATGCAAATTCCCCTGGTAGGCGCTGCCGCGGTCAGAATATTAAGTGGTCTGGGGTTGCTTAAGCCTTAA
- a CDS encoding DedA family protein, translating into MEQFFYIIINYIALWGYTAIVVAMAMESACLPVPSEVIFGFTGYLVYLGKLDFTKAVVAGVAGGLIGSVVAYLIGYYGGRPVVAKYGKYVFLSHRHVHMAQRWFDRYGLKAVFYSRLLPVVRTFISLPAGFAKVDFVKFVLYTLLGSVPWTVGLIYAGMLLGENWQKISAIGHKASLVVVAGLIVLGIYYLRKNICI; encoded by the coding sequence ATGGAACAATTTTTTTATATTATTATTAACTATATCGCCCTATGGGGTTATACCGCTATTGTCGTCGCGATGGCCATGGAAAGCGCGTGTTTACCGGTACCGAGTGAAGTGATATTTGGTTTTACCGGTTATCTTGTTTATCTGGGCAAGCTGGACTTTACCAAGGCGGTCGTGGCCGGAGTGGCCGGCGGGCTGATTGGTTCGGTCGTGGCTTATCTGATAGGCTATTATGGCGGGCGGCCCGTTGTTGCAAAATACGGCAAGTATGTTTTTCTGTCCCACCGCCATGTGCATATGGCGCAGAGGTGGTTTGACCGGTATGGGTTGAAAGCTGTTTTTTACAGTCGCTTGTTGCCCGTGGTACGGACCTTTATTTCCCTGCCGGCCGGGTTTGCCAAAGTGGATTTTGTTAAATTTGTTCTTTATACTCTGTTAGGCTCTGTTCCGTGGACGGTTGGGTTAATTTACGCCGGTATGTTATTAGGAGAAAACTGGCAAAAAATTAGTGCCATCGGGCATAAAGCCAGCCTCGTGGTGGTTGCCGGCCTAATAGTACTGGGAATTTATTATTTAAGAAAAAACATATGCATCTGA
- a CDS encoding anti-sigma factor family protein codes for MNCRECAELLYDYLDNELNSLTCRDVENHLAACGACRAQLEEIKASLALYRRHITAVELDEAFTGRVLASLPEPARAMALSRFLVVLGAALLALLVIGMAVVLPVIYPVLAITAELLVNLLPIPGIILAAFPAVKLSSLTVLAFTLIVMTWATRRVILS; via the coding sequence ATGAATTGCCGGGAATGCGCGGAACTTTTATATGATTATCTGGACAATGAACTAAACAGCCTGACGTGCCGCGACGTGGAAAACCATTTGGCCGCGTGCGGCGCCTGCCGGGCTCAACTGGAAGAAATCAAGGCGTCTTTGGCGCTATATCGCCGCCATATTACCGCTGTTGAACTGGACGAAGCTTTTACCGGGCGGGTGCTGGCCAGCCTGCCGGAACCGGCTCGGGCGATGGCGCTGTCCCGGTTCCTGGTCGTTTTAGGAGCGGCGCTATTGGCTCTTTTGGTTATAGGGATGGCTGTAGTATTGCCTGTCATCTATCCTGTTTTAGCAATAACAGCCGAGTTACTGGTTAACTTGCTCCCCATCCCCGGGATTATTCTGGCCGCTTTCCCGGCAGTCAAGCTAAGCAGCCTGACGGTGCTTGCCTTCACGCTTATTGTTATGACCTGGGCAACGCGGCGGGTTATCTTATCTTAG
- a CDS encoding RNA polymerase sigma factor — translation MDKDVKAWVSKARSGDKAAFGKLVEFYRGRIFAVAYGIVGRREDAEDIAQDTFIKAFKAISALKAEEAFYGWLVRIAVNTSINYKKGAKDKQFVPIDDAAELFYQGETPETAAEKREGEAMMAKLLAELPPEHRAVLVLREIEGLAYDEIAAMLDIPLGTVKSRINHARDKLRRAVQKSEVVL, via the coding sequence TTGGATAAAGATGTAAAAGCATGGGTGAGTAAAGCGCGGTCCGGTGATAAAGCGGCTTTCGGCAAGCTGGTGGAATTCTATCGGGGCCGGATATTTGCGGTGGCTTACGGTATCGTGGGCAGACGCGAGGATGCCGAGGATATTGCCCAGGATACTTTTATCAAAGCCTTTAAAGCCATCAGCGCCTTAAAAGCTGAAGAGGCTTTTTACGGCTGGCTTGTGCGGATTGCTGTCAATACCAGTATTAATTATAAAAAAGGCGCAAAAGACAAACAATTTGTACCCATTGACGATGCCGCTGAGCTGTTCTATCAGGGAGAAACGCCGGAAACCGCTGCCGAAAAACGGGAAGGGGAGGCGATGATGGCGAAACTGTTAGCCGAACTGCCCCCTGAACACCGGGCGGTATTGGTACTAAGGGAGATTGAGGGATTGGCTTATGATGAAATTGCCGCGATGCTTGATATTCCCTTAGGGACCGTGAAATCCCGTATCAATCATGCCCGTGACAAGCTGCGCCGGGCCGTACAAAAATCAGAGGTGGTTTTATGA
- a CDS encoding undecaprenyl-diphosphatase: protein MFYDNMLLKLINSFAGHWIWLDKAMMAISQYGPAVFGIYLIGLWFGGGSKDEVEQNRRRAMYAFFSALLALGINQIICHAWFRERPYVHNPVNRLLPVSEDPSFPSDHAAGAFSIAGSLMGHVVGGKALMLFAGLVALSRVYVGLHYPSDILGGMLVGLISSWIVERNKAILEKPAALLFTLWHMIEAKLPIARLEKVNNR, encoded by the coding sequence ATGTTTTACGATAATATGCTACTAAAGCTTATTAACAGTTTCGCCGGTCATTGGATTTGGCTTGATAAAGCGATGATGGCTATTTCGCAATATGGTCCGGCGGTATTTGGCATCTATCTAATAGGTTTATGGTTCGGCGGGGGTTCTAAAGACGAAGTGGAACAAAACCGCCGACGGGCGATGTATGCCTTTTTTTCCGCGCTGCTGGCGCTCGGTATTAACCAGATAATTTGTCACGCCTGGTTCCGTGAACGCCCATATGTGCACAATCCGGTCAACCGGTTGCTGCCTGTTTCTGAAGATCCGTCTTTTCCGAGCGACCATGCGGCAGGAGCGTTTTCAATCGCCGGTAGTCTGATGGGACATGTTGTGGGCGGCAAGGCGCTAATGCTGTTTGCCGGTCTGGTGGCTTTATCCCGTGTTTATGTCGGTCTTCACTACCCAAGCGATATTTTGGGCGGAATGCTGGTTGGGCTGATTAGCAGCTGGATTGTGGAGCGAAATAAGGCGATACTCGAAAAACCGGCTGCTTTGTTATTTACTCTTTGGCATATGATTGAGGCCAAACTGCCTATTGCGAGGTTAGAAAAAGTTAATAACCGTTAG
- the ytaF gene encoding sporulation membrane protein YtaF — MDMGLFYVILLGVAVSIDGFVAGVAYGLKNIRMPVKSLAVIGVVTAVMTGFAMLSAYVFSRFIATDIAIILGAVLLILLGLWSLFQQYLTKDVPSYEADGEVTARKLTFSIGRLVISIMAKPETADVDRLGYISTLEAVFLGIAVGLDAMVGTFAAALMGVLPLYTPVEVGVIHILCVASGCYSSARFVSDRLKKRFPYLPGTLLIILGLIRLA; from the coding sequence ATGGATATGGGATTATTTTATGTTATTTTGCTTGGGGTCGCCGTCAGCATCGACGGTTTTGTTGCCGGCGTAGCCTACGGCCTAAAAAACATCAGAATGCCGGTCAAATCGCTGGCGGTTATTGGCGTTGTCACCGCCGTCATGACCGGGTTCGCCATGCTGAGCGCCTATGTATTCAGCCGCTTTATCGCTACCGACATCGCCATTATCCTTGGCGCAGTGCTGTTAATCCTGCTGGGTCTATGGAGCCTCTTCCAGCAGTACTTAACCAAAGACGTCCCGTCCTATGAAGCTGACGGCGAAGTTACCGCCCGTAAACTCACTTTCTCCATCGGCCGCCTAGTGATTAGCATTATGGCCAAGCCGGAAACCGCCGACGTCGACCGTCTTGGCTATATCAGCACCCTGGAAGCCGTCTTCCTCGGCATCGCCGTGGGCTTAGACGCCATGGTCGGCACCTTTGCCGCCGCTCTCATGGGTGTATTGCCGCTCTATACCCCGGTGGAGGTGGGCGTCATCCACATCCTGTGCGTCGCCAGCGGCTGCTATTCGTCGGCGCGCTTTGTCTCCGACCGTCTGAAAAAACGCTTTCCCTACCTGCCTGGTACGCTGCTGATCATCCTCGGCCTCATCCGGCTGGCCTAA
- the buk gene encoding butyrate kinase — protein sequence MFRILTINPGSTSTKIGIYEDTREVLAQNLSHSADELAEFPTITDQFDYRLGKIMDFLAAQNLSPRDFAAIVGRGGLLKPMVSGTYLINEAMLDDLKHSRYGAHASNLGAILAAMLAKEAGCPAYIVDPVVVDELEPVARITGRPEIERRSIFHALNQKAVAKRFAKSINRPYEELNLIVAHLGGGISVGCHKQGRVVEVNNALDGEGPFSPERAGTMPAGQFADLILSEGLRREMVAKMLAGKGGLVAHLGTNDAREVEKRIAQGDKEAKLVYDAMIYQVARAIAAAAVPVCGKVDHILLTGGIAYSKYLTGKLEEYIGFIAPIVVLPGENELQALAEGAYRVLTGEEQAKEYR from the coding sequence ATGTTTCGCATCCTTACCATCAATCCCGGATCCACATCCACCAAAATCGGCATTTATGAAGACACGCGCGAGGTACTGGCGCAAAACCTGAGCCACAGCGCCGACGAACTTGCCGAATTCCCCACCATCACCGACCAGTTTGATTACCGCCTGGGAAAAATCATGGACTTTCTCGCAGCGCAAAACCTCTCCCCCCGCGACTTTGCTGCCATTGTCGGCCGGGGCGGTCTTCTCAAGCCCATGGTTAGCGGTACATATCTAATTAATGAAGCCATGCTCGACGACCTCAAACACAGTCGGTACGGCGCCCATGCCTCCAACTTAGGCGCCATTTTGGCGGCCATGCTGGCCAAAGAAGCCGGCTGCCCTGCCTATATTGTCGACCCCGTCGTCGTCGATGAACTCGAGCCGGTAGCTCGCATCACCGGCCGGCCGGAAATCGAGCGCCGCAGCATTTTTCACGCTCTCAACCAAAAGGCGGTGGCCAAGCGCTTCGCCAAGAGCATCAACCGCCCTTACGAAGAACTTAACCTCATTGTCGCCCATCTCGGCGGCGGCATCTCGGTCGGTTGCCACAAACAAGGGCGAGTGGTGGAAGTCAATAATGCCCTGGACGGCGAAGGACCCTTTTCGCCCGAACGGGCTGGCACCATGCCGGCCGGCCAATTTGCCGACCTTATCCTGAGTGAAGGCCTGCGGCGGGAAATGGTCGCCAAAATGCTGGCCGGCAAAGGCGGTCTTGTCGCCCACCTCGGCACCAATGACGCCCGCGAAGTAGAAAAGCGTATCGCGCAAGGGGATAAGGAAGCCAAATTGGTCTATGACGCCATGATTTATCAGGTGGCGCGCGCCATCGCTGCCGCCGCCGTGCCGGTATGCGGCAAAGTGGATCACATCCTGCTTACCGGCGGCATCGCGTACTCCAAATACCTGACTGGCAAACTGGAAGAATATATCGGCTTCATCGCCCCCATCGTCGTCCTGCCCGGCGAAAACGAACTGCAGGCCTTGGCCGAAGGCGCCTACCGCGTCCTTACCGGCGAAGAACAGGCCAAAGAATACCGGTAG
- a CDS encoding sulfite exporter TauE/SafE family protein has product MFTLSTLYIFAVVVFAGFLQTLTGFGYALAAAPLLAFAMNPKEVVLFILFSGLIIKAALTVKTWHVGRVASVMPIFLASLVGALPGAIVLRYISDSALKLFIGIVLLAATAAMNANIRLNIRRHGLAKAVTGLISGFLASTTSLNGPPVVLYYMNEGENKDILRANLARYFLLGNSASFLMSVIIGGVQLSKLVAPMVLALPGLLIGFWLGEKLFSRLDAAHFRRIGLAVISVSGLMMAGSGLWPYIAPQAAKVLSRFHL; this is encoded by the coding sequence ATGTTTACGTTAAGCACTCTTTATATCTTTGCCGTCGTCGTCTTTGCCGGTTTCCTCCAGACGTTGACCGGCTTTGGTTATGCCCTTGCCGCTGCTCCCCTGCTGGCTTTCGCGATGAACCCCAAAGAAGTGGTGCTGTTTATTCTTTTTTCCGGGCTGATTATCAAGGCGGCGTTGACGGTAAAGACCTGGCACGTGGGCCGGGTTGCCAGCGTCATGCCAATCTTTTTAGCTAGTTTGGTGGGCGCGTTGCCGGGCGCTATTGTGCTGCGCTATATCAGCGACAGCGCCCTCAAATTGTTCATCGGCATCGTGCTGCTGGCGGCCACGGCGGCGATGAACGCTAATATCCGCCTTAATATCAGGCGGCATGGCCTGGCCAAGGCGGTCACGGGGCTCATCAGCGGTTTCCTTGCTTCTACGACCAGTCTTAACGGTCCGCCGGTCGTCCTGTACTATATGAACGAAGGGGAAAACAAGGATATACTCCGTGCCAATCTGGCTCGATATTTCCTATTGGGTAACTCGGCGTCGTTTCTTATGTCGGTGATAATCGGCGGCGTGCAGCTTTCGAAGCTAGTGGCTCCGATGGTCTTGGCCTTACCAGGCTTGCTTATTGGCTTTTGGCTTGGAGAAAAACTTTTTTCCCGGCTGGATGCTGCCCATTTCCGGCGCATTGGTCTAGCCGTTATCTCGGTAAGCGGTTTGATGATGGCCGGTTCAGGCCTATGGCCGTACATCGCGCCTCAGGCGGCCAAGGTTTTGTCTCGTTTCCATCTCTAG
- a CDS encoding N-acetyltransferase: MLVRKATFHDVEAMHQIINHYAEKRLMLARSRNTLYETLRDFVVAEEAGRIIGVGALHLIWDALAEVRSLAVAPEATGRGVGRRIVETLSEEAKELGVKTLFALTYQREFFERLGFHEVPKEKLLHKVWKECINCPKFPNCDEIAVVKNIE, from the coding sequence ATGCTGGTTCGTAAAGCGACCTTTCATGATGTCGAAGCTATGCATCAGATCATTAATCACTATGCGGAAAAAAGACTGATGCTGGCCCGTTCGCGCAACACGCTGTATGAAACGCTGCGCGACTTCGTAGTCGCCGAAGAAGCCGGGCGAATTATCGGCGTAGGCGCACTTCACCTGATATGGGACGCGTTGGCAGAAGTGCGCTCGCTGGCCGTAGCGCCCGAAGCCACCGGCAGGGGAGTAGGACGGCGGATAGTGGAAACTTTGAGCGAAGAAGCTAAAGAACTTGGCGTTAAAACTTTATTTGCCCTGACATACCAGCGCGAATTTTTTGAACGCTTGGGTTTCCATGAAGTGCCCAAAGAAAAATTACTGCATAAAGTCTGGAAAGAATGCATAAATTGCCCCAAGTTTCCCAATTGCGACGAGATTGCCGTGGTCAAAAATATTGAGTAA
- a CDS encoding coiled-coil domain-containing protein — protein MSNEELLSTLRSIIKEELSPINNRLDKIESRLDKIESRLDKVESRLDKVESRLDKVESRLDKVESRLDILETRLENLEGQVKENTDFIEVLLHRTEELNAQMHNLSINVDKLCGQVTTIQTNMATKEDIARMEYKISFLNDRLLNQEYEIHRLKAAK, from the coding sequence ATGAGCAACGAGGAATTACTTTCAACTCTTCGCTCGATTATTAAAGAAGAATTAAGCCCAATTAATAACCGCCTGGACAAAATTGAATCTCGTCTGGACAAAATCGAGTCTCGCTTGGACAAAGTTGAATCTCGCCTGGACAAAGTTGAATCTCGCCTCGACAAAGTTGAATCTCGCTTGGACAAAGTTGAATCTCGTCTGGACATACTGGAAACCCGGTTGGAGAACCTTGAAGGCCAAGTAAAAGAGAACACTGATTTTATTGAAGTATTGCTCCATCGCACCGAAGAATTGAACGCCCAAATGCATAACCTATCCATCAATGTCGACAAACTTTGTGGCCAGGTAACCACTATCCAGACCAATATGGCCACCAAAGAGGATATTGCCCGCATGGAATATAAAATTAGTTTTCTCAACGACCGCTTGTTAAATCAGGAATACGAAATCCATCGCCTCAAAGCGGCCAAATAA